The Candidatus Binataceae bacterium region TACAAGCCGGTGATCGCGGCGATCAACGGGTTTTGCATCGCGGGCGGGCTCGAACTGATGCAGGCGACCGATTTGCGCGTCGCCGCGGAGTCAGCGAGCTTTGCGCTGCAGGAGGTCAAGTGGGCGATCATCCCGGCGGCAGGCTCGCTGGTGCGGCTGGTGCGCCAGATGCCCTACTGCAAGGCGATGGAGATTCTGCTGACCGGCAATCGCATCACGGCCGCCGAGGCCTGGCGCCTCGGGCTAGTCAATTACGTCGTGCCGCAACAGGACTTGATGGCGAAGGCGGAAGAGCTAGCGCGCACGATCGCGGAAAACGGCCCGCTTGCCGTGCGCGCGATCAAAGAGACCGTGGAGAAGTGCTCGGGCCTGCCGTTCGAGGCGGCGTTCAAGATCGAAAACGATGCCCAGCGCGTCATCCGCAAAACCGAAGACGCGCGCGAGGGCCCTCGCGCCTTCGTCGAAAAACGCAAGCCGAACTACAAGGGCAGATAGCGCGGGTGCGATGTCCTGGCCGCTCAGCCGCCGGCTGCGCGCTCACCCTCGGAGTCTCTGTCGCGGGGAGCAGGGCGTCCCGCGGCAGCGGTCGCCGGTTGCGACGCACCTCGATGCGCCAGGCGTTCGACTACGACGAACAGAACGGGCACCAGGAAAATTGCAAATCCGCTCGAGAACGCCATCCCGACGATCGTGACCGTGCCAATCAGCCGGCGCGCCACAGCGCCCGCACCGAGCGCCGACCAGAGCGGCATCAGGCCGAAAATGAACGCGAACGAGGTCATCAGGATTGGTCTCAAGCGCTGGCGCGCGCCCTTGAGCGCGGCCGCGACCACCGCCTCGCCCTGCTCGAGTTCCGCCTTAGCGAACTCGACGATCAGGATCGCGTTCTTGGCCGACAGTCCGATCAGCATGATGAGACCGATCTGGGCGTAGATGTCGTTGTCGTAATGGCGCGACCACAGGCCGAAGAAGGCGCCGCAAACCGCTACCGGCACGCTCAGCAGCACGCTGAACGGCAGCGACCAGCTCTCGTACAGCGCGGCGAGAATCAGAAACACCAGGATAAGCGAGAGCGCGAACACGCCCGCGCCCCCGCCCGCCACCGCTTGCTGGTATGAAATCCCGTTCCAGGCATAGCCCATGTCGCGTGGCAGAACCTGCTCGGCCACCGCGGCGACGGCGTCCATCGCGTCGCCGGTGCTGTGGCCGGGCGCGGGCTGGGCGAAAATTTCGATGCTCCGGTACTCGTTGAAGCGGGTGGTGAATTCGGGGCCGAACGTCTTCTGCATCGTAACCAGCGTCGAAAGCGGCACCATCGTGCCCGCGCTGTTGCGCACGTAGAACTGTCCGACTTCCGTCGCCTTGGTCCGATACTGCGGCTCCGCCTCGACGAACACCTTCCACACCCGCCCGAAGCGGTTGAACTGGTTCACGTAGTAGCCGCCGAGCAGCGTCTGCAGCGCGCGATATACCTCGTCGATCGAAACTCCGAGCTTGAACACCTTATCCTTGTCCACCGCGGCGAAAAGCTGCGGCACCGAAGGACTGAAGGTGAAGCGCAGCCCCGCAAACTCGGGCCGCATGTGCGCCGCGGCAAGAAATTTCTGCGTGTTGCGCCACAGATAGTCCACGTCGTGGCCGCCGCGATCCTGGATGAAGAAGTCGAGGCCGCTCGCCTGGCCGATTCCCGGAATCGCGGGCGGCTGAAACGCAAAGACCTGCGCGTCGAGCAGCCCGGCAAACTTGCGGTTGAGCGCAGCGACGATCGCATCCGACTGCAGCGCCATTGTCCTGCGTTCCGGATACGGCGTGAGCAGGCAGAAATAGACGGCGTTGCGCGGACCGGTGGTTTGCGAGAGGACGCTGAAGCCGGCGATGCCGTTGGAGTAGCGCACGCCCGGCTGCTGCTTGAGGATGCCGCCGATTTCCCGCATCACCGCCACCGTGCGCTGCAGCGAAGCGGCTTCCGGCAGTTCCACGTTGATTATGAAATAGCCCTGGTCTTCGTCAGGCAGAAACGACAGCGAAAGCGCCCTGCCGATTCCGCCCGCCAGGATCGCGAATCCCACGAGGATCGCGAGCGCGAGTGCGAACTTCCGGATGAGCAGGCCCGAGACGCTGACGTAGCCGTTGGTCGCGCGCGCGAAGCCCGCGTTGAAGAGCGCGAATATCGTCGTCAGCGGTCCCTTTGACCGCGCGCCGCCTTTCGGGCGCAGCAGGAGCGCTCCCAGGGCCGGGCTCAGCGTCAACGCATTGAAGGCCGAGATGATGACCGAGAACGCGATGGTCAGCGCGAACTGACGATAGAGCGAGCCGGTGATGCCCGCCATGAATGCGGTCGGAATGAAAACCGCGGACAGCACCAGTGCGATCCCGACCAGCGCGCCGCCGACCTCGTCCATCGCTTCGAGCGCGGCGTCGCGCGGCGCCTTGCCCTGCTCGATCTTCGCCGTGATCGCCTCGACCACGACGATCGCGTCGTCCACCACCAGGCCGACCGCCAGCACCAGCCCGAGCAGCGAGAGAGTGTTGACCGAAAATCCGACCGCCGGAAAAAACATGAACGCGCCGACCAGGGACACCGGGATGGTCAGGATCGGAATCAGCGTGGCCCGCCAGTCCTGCAGAAAGATGAAGACCACCAGCACCACCAGGCCGATCGCCTCGAGCAACGTCACCACGATCTCCCGCGCCCCCTCGGTCACCGGCACCGTGGTGTCGAGCGTGAGCGTCACCGCCATGTCGCCGGGAAAGTGTCGCGCGAGCTCGGCCATCCGGGCCTTGGCGAGATTCGCGGCCGCGAGCGCGTTGGAGCCGGGATTCTGATACAGCAGGAGCAGCGAGCTCGGCGCGCCGTTCATATACGCCTGCTGGTTGTAGCTCTCGGCGCCGAGCTGGATCCGCGCCACGTCCTTCAGCCGCACCAGCGAGCCGTCCGGGTTGGCCCGCAGGATGATGTCGCCGAACTCCTCGGCGGTCAGCAGGCGGCCCTGCGCGCGCACGGTGACGGTAAGCTGCTGGCCGGGCGGAGCCGGCTCGCCGCCGATCGTGCCCGCCGGGTTCACCACGTTCTGGGCCAAGATGGCGTTGACGATGTCGTTGACGGTCAGCTGGAGCTTGGCCAGCGTGTCGGGCGCAACCCATATCCGCATCGCATAGTTCGCGGCGCCGAATATCTTGACCTGGCCGATGCCGGGAATGCGCGCGAGCTCATCCTCGATATTGATCGCGGTGTAGTTTGCAAGAAACGTCTGGTCCCAGGTGTGATGCGGCGAGCTGATCGCGAACACCAGCAGCGGCAGCCCCACCGTCTGCTGGGTCGTGAGGCCATAGTTGCTGACCGCGGCGGGCAGGCTGGGGAGCGCCTGCGAGAGCCGATTCTGCACCTGCACCTGGTCGAGATCGACGTCGGTGCCGACCTCGAAGTTCGATTGCAGCGTCATCGTGCCGTCCTGGCCGTTGATCGACTGCATGTAGATCATGTTCTTCGCGCCGTTGACCTGCTCCTCGATCGGAGTCGCTACCGACTGTTCCACGGTAAGCGCGTCGGCGCCGGTATAAACCGCCGTGGTCTGGATCTTGGGCGGCACGATGTCGGGAAACTGCGCGACCGGCAGCCGAAAGACCATCACGACGCCGGCGATCACAAAAAAAATGGCGATCACCATCGCCACGATCGGCCGGTTGATGAAGAATTTCGACATCGCGGCTAACTCTTGCCCGGCGGGCTTGCCGGTTGCGCGGGTGCCGCGGATTCTCCCGGGGGGAAAGCGGGAGCGCCCGCGGCATCGGGCTCAGCCGGCGCCAGCCGCGGCGTCACTTCCATCCCGTCGGAGACCTTCTGCAGGCCCTCGACGATCACCCGGTCGCCGGGTTTCACGCCGTCCTTGATGATCCTGAGTTCGCCGGCCTCCTTGCCGATCTTGACCGTGCGCAGGTTCACGCGGTTAGCGGGACCGACGACTGCGACCTGCATCTGCCCCTGGGTCTCGATGACCGCGCTCTGAGGAACGAGCAGCGCGCCGCGCTCGGTATCGGCGGCAACGCGGATCTTCGCGTACAACCCCGGGCGGAGGATGTATTCGGGGTTCGGGAATATGCCCTGGATCTCGATCGTGCCGGTCTGCACGTTGACCTGGCGGTTGGCGACGTAAAAGTGCCCCGGATAAGTGTAGGGCTTGCCATTGGCCAGGATCATCTGCAGCGTGGGCTCGTTCTTGCGCACGCCGTTCTCTTCGTGCAGCTTGATGCGTTCGGCGAAATGCAGGTACTCGCGCTCGCTTATCGGGAAGGTGACCTTGATTGGATCGAGTTGCGAGACCGTGGTCAGCAGCGTGGTCGGGCCTACCAGGTCGCCGACCTGACCCTTCGCGATTCCGGCCACGCCCTCGATCGGCGAGGTCACGCGCGTCCATTGCAGGTTGAGCTTCGCCGCCTCGACCGCCGCCTGCGCCGCCTGCACCTGGGCGGCGCTCGCGCGGGTGGTCTGCGTCTGCGTGTCGAATTCCTGGCGCGAGATCACCGCCGCCTTGTACAGCGTGGTGTAGCGAATCAGATCCTGTTGGTGCCGCTTGAGCTCCGCCTGCACCTGCGCGAGATTGCCGAGCGCCTGATCCAGCGCGGCCTTGTATTCGCGATCGTCGATCTGAAAGAGCAGCTCGCCTGAGGTCACATGGTCGCCGTCCTTGTAGTTCTGCTTCAGCAGGTAACCGGAGATCTTCGGATGGATCTGGGCGTTGACGAATCCTTCGGTCGTGCCGACCCATTCCGAGTAAAGCGGCACATCCTTCTGGATGACTTGCGCGACCACGACTGCGGGCGGCGGCGGTGGCGTAGCCATGGACGCCGCCTTTCTACAGGCAGGGGCGGCAAGCATCAGCGCCACCATCATAACGACGGCCAAAGCGGGCGGCACCAGGCGAGAAAGGCCTCGCGTCATCTCGCGATTCGAGCGTACCGTCATTGGACCATCGATTATGCTAGAATGAAGGGACGCAGGCGAGAATTGGACCGTCGTACGCCGATGCTCGCTTGCATCTCGCGCGTCGATCGGCCGATGCTCGAGCTTCGTCTCGTCTGCTTGCGGCCTGCTTAGGGACAAAAACCCCGCTATATTTTCAGTCGCATAGATGCGAATCTTAATTTGTAGAGGTTCGCGAGCGCGTGAATCGACGCTTTAAAACGACAATCCGCCGCAAGTTCGCTCTCCTGGCGATCGCGGCGCTTCTATTGGGAAACTGCGCCGCAAGCGCAGCCCCGGGCGACGAGGTTTCCGGAAAGGGTGTCGGCTCCGCCAACGACTATGTAACGGATTCTTCAGATTCCGCAGGCGCGTACGAGATAGGGCTGCTCGGCATCGAGGTCAACGACGGCGCGGCGCGGCTTAAAGACGGCCATCCCGTAAGCGGCGTCGAAATAATCAAAATAGTTCCAAAGAGCGCCGCGGCGGCAGCCGGATTGCACGGCCGCCACGAGGTGGCCCAGGCTGCCCTCACCATCGGCCTTCTCGCAGGAGCGGTATTTTTTCCGCCGGCGATGTTGGGAATGATGGCGCTGCAGCAGAGCGGATTCGGCTCTTCACACGAACTTATCATCGCTGTGGACGGGCAGCGCACGCGCGATGTCACCGACCTCGGGGATGTTCTGACAAAGGCCCAGGCGGGTGAGATCGTGTATCTGACGGTGGTCAGCGGCGGCCAGCGCGAACAGATCCCGGTGGAATTGCCGGTCGGCCAGATTCCGGTGCAGGCGAAAGCCGACCACTAAGGTCACTGTCGGCTCCGGGAGCGATGGCGACGTAAGGGGCTGCGAGGAGACGGTCCGGCGTGTCTCGCCGTCGTGTCCCGCATCGATGCCTCGCGTTGGTCTCCTCGCTAGTGCTAGTAAAAAGATCGCGGAGGATTCGCGATGGCACTGAAGCTGAAAAAAACCGTCAAGCAACTGTGCGAAGAGGCTGAAAAAGAGATCCAGACCATAACGCCGCAGGAGGCGATCAAGCTCAAGGACGACCCCAACGTCCTGCTGGTCGATATCCGCGACATCCGCGAACTCCAGCGCGACGGCCGCGTGCCCGACGCGCTCCACGCTCCGCGCGGGATGCTCGAGTTCTGGGTCGATCCCGAGAGCCCCTACTACAAGGCCGTGTTCGGTTCGGGCAAACGCTTCGTGTTCTTCTGCGCCGGCGGATTGCGCTCGGCGCTGGCCACGCAGGCGGTGCAGCGGATGGGGCTCGAGCCGGTATGTCACATCCGCGGCGGTTTTCGCGCATGGAAAGAGAGCGGCGGCGCGGTCGAGCCGATGCCCGAAAAGAAACCGGCGTAGCGCCGGCGGCCGGCGCTCATTTAACTTGACCGAGCGCCGTGATAATTGACTAAGGATCAGTTCGACGAGGAACGGGAATAAATCAAATGGCGAGTCCGACCAATTGGCTGCTGTTCGAGATGGGATTTCTGGCTGTGATCGGAGTGATCGCGTTCCTGGTGATCCGCGCCTCCAAATAGGCGCCGAGACGGCTTACGCCCGGGCTCGATCGAGCCCGCGGCGCAGCAGATCGATCATCCGATGCGCGATGACTGCCGGCGGGTCGCCGCCGGGGTGATACCAGACGTGCGACCAGTTGAGCCCACCCATCAACAGCAGCCGCAGGTAGCGGCGGTCTGCGGAATCGGGCAGTTCCAGGGCGCCGATCAGTTCGCGAAAGCGCGCCTCGTAGCGATCGCGTAGCTCAAGCAGCCGCTCGGCCACCTTGCCGCCCTCGGGCGGCAACACCCTGATCATCACCTGCGTGTAGTCGCTGAGTTCGAGCAGGGCTTCGAGGTGCGCCGCGCATCCGGCCTCCAGCCGCTCCCACGGCGTATTCTGGGCGGCGACCGCCGCGTCGACCTGCTCCGCGATATGCCGCAGCCCTTCTTCGTAAACCGCAAGAAGCAGCTCTTCCTTTGATGGGAAGTGGTAATAGATCGAGCCCGAGAGCATCCCGACTTCGTGCGCGATGTCGCGCATTGAGGTGACGTGATAGCCGCGCTCGCGAAACAGTCGCGCGGCTACGTCGAGCAGTTGTTGGCGACGGTTGTCCTGGCGCGGAGCGCGGACCGCTATTCCGCTGTCGGGAGTCGATGCGCTCATCAATCGTTTATCGCTGCGACCGCGCCGTATCCTTTACCGGCGGTTCGCGCGCGGCTTCTTGCCCGCAGCGGTCGTCGCGCCCGCCCGTCGGCTCAGCCGGCCGCCGCCGCGCTCTGATAGCTCCGGCCGTGGGCGTTGGGATTGAAGCCGAGCGAGCTCAGATGCGACTTGATACGGTCGTTGAGCAGCCCGACCTTGTCCATGTTCGCGACGACCTGCTGATGCATCTCGCGGCGGAACATCTGACGGAACATGGCCTGCTCGGTGCCCTTGGCTACCTCCTGACGGTAGCGTTCGATCCCGTCAACCTCGGCCTTGTTGAATCCCACCGCTTCATAGGCGTCGCGCGGAAACTGTCCGCTCATCACGAGGCGCAGAGCCTCCTTGGTGAAGTCTTCGACCTCGTGGCGCTCGGTCTCGCTCAGCTGCTCGATCTGTTCGGGCAGGCTCAGCACCGAGAAGCCCATGTGGCGGGACTCGTCGCTCAGGATTCTCCGGCAGACGACGCCGAGCGTCGGGTCCTGCGCGCTCTCGGCGAGCATGCGGAAGAGCGACACCGCGAGCGTCTCGGCGACGAGCTGCAGGCCGATAGTCTTGATGTACCACTTGCTGCTGCCGACCAGTTGATCGAACAGCGACTTCAGGTTGGTGGTCATCGGGTAGACCTTGTTGCCGAGGCGCTCCTTGATATAGCGCGCGAGCACTTCGGCGTGGCGCGCCTCGTCCACCACCTGCGTGGTCATGAAAAATTTCGCGTCGGTGGTCGGCACCATCTGGACCAGCTGGCTGCACGCGATCATCGCGCCCGATTCGCCGTGCAACAGTTGCGAAAGCCGCCAGGCCGAGAACTCGTGGTTGAGCTCGAGCCGCCCCTTCTTGTCGAGCTTTTCCCAGTACGTGCTGCCGTAGGCATCAATCAGACCGTCGTGAAATATGCCGCGCTCCGGATCGGCCGGCGCGCTCCAGTCGATATCGCTCGAGGCGTTCCACTGGTCGCGCTTGGCGTTCTCGTAAAGACGCCGCATGTCGGGCGCGTAGACTTCGTAGTCACGCTGGTAGATGGTGTCGATGGAGCTCGGGATCGAGTGCCACTTCTCGGACGTCATCTGAGCCATTTCAAGAACTCCCTTCGAGTGGATACGGGTCGTTGGAGAACAATCCCGTCCGCTAAAACAAACGCTTGCTTGGTAAGCATATGAGCAGGTGCAGCTAATGTCAAGCGTAAGCTAAGTCGCCTCTTCCGCAACCGGCCGTCTCCTAAAAAACAGCCAAATTAATGGGATTTTACCGCCCGGCGAACCTGGCTTCGCGGCGCTCCAGGAAGGCTGACAGACCCTCCTTGCGGTCCTCGGTCGCGTAGAGAAACGCCATCGCCTGCCGCTCGGCCTCGATGCCGGTCTTGAGGTTGCCGCTTTGCGCGATGCTCACCAAAAGCTTGCCGCATCGGATTCCCACTGGCGGCACCCTGAGCAGTTTCCGCGCCCATTGCGTCGCGACTTCCATCGCCAGGCCCGCGGGCGCGATTTCGTTGACCAGTCCGTGATGGAACGCCTGCTGCGCGGTCAGCGGATCGCCCGTGTAGATCATCTGCTTGGCGATCGCGGTCGGCAACATCCGCGGCAGCCGCTGGGTCCCGCCCGCGCCCGGCAGCAGACCGATTTTTATTTCGGGTACGCCGATGCTCGCGTCCTCGGCGATGATGCGAAAGTCGCAGCACAGCGAAATCTCGCATCCGCCGCCATAGGCGATTCCATTGATCGCCGCGATCGTCGGGCGGTCGAGGTCGTCGATCCCGTTGAAGGCCGTTTGGACACTCTCGATGAAGCCCATGAAGTCGGGCGCGCCGCCGACCTTGCTTAGCGCCGCAATATCCGCGCCGGCGCAGAATGCGCGGCCGTTGCCGGTGAAGATCACCACGCGCGCACCCGGGTCGGCGCGAATGTCTGCGGCGAGCTTGCGCAGGTCGTCGATCATCTCGGGATTGATCGCGTTCAGCTTGTTCGGCCGGTTGAAGCGCACGATCGCGACCCCCTCCGCACATTCGTATTGCAGCGTCTGGTACATCGCTTCTCCTGTCGTCTATTGGCTGTTGGCTGTTGCCTGTTTTCGAAACGGCGCTGAGTGGGCGAGCGCGCAGCCTAGACCATCGTCAACCCGCCGCTCACCGAGAGCGCCTGCCCCGTGATGTAGGACGCGTCGTCGGAAGCCAGAAACGCGACGGCGGCCGCGATGTCCGCGGGTTCGCCCAACCGGCGCATCGGCACCGCGCGCTTGAGCGCCTCGTGCAGCTTGGGATTGTGCTCTGCCAGCTCCTGCAGCATCGGCGTGTTGGTTGGTCCCGGGCAGACGCAATTGACGTTGATCGCGTGGCGCGCCATCTCGCGCGCGAGCGTTTTGCTGAACGCGATCACGCCGCCCTTGGCGCCCGAATAAACCGCCTCGCCGCTCGAGCCGACGCGGCCCGCGTCCGAGCTTATCGACACGATTCGTCCGCCGCCGCGCGCGATCATCGAATCGAGCACCGCGCGGCAGCAATTGATCGGCCCGCGGAGATCGATCGCGATCACCTTGTCCCAGGTCTCCTCGCTGTTCTGCAGGAACGGCTCGGCGCGGTCCCATCCGGCGTTGTTCACCAGGATGTCGATCGGCCCCAGCCGCCGTTCGGCGTCGGCCACCGCCGCGCGCACGCTGGCGAGGCTCGCCACGTCGATCGCGATTCCGATCGCGCCGCCGCCGACGTCTTTTGCCGCGTCCTCGGCCCCGGCCAGGTCAAGGTCGGCGAGCGCGACCCTGCATCCTTCCTCGCGCAGGCGCTGGGCGATCCCCTTGCCGATTCCGCGCCCCGCCCCGGTCACGAACGCCACCTTGCCGCTTAGTCCGCGCATCCAAGGGTCCCTCCAATCGAGTGTGCTTTGTGGGCGTTCCTTCGCGCAACTGAGTAATGTTCGCGCCACTTTTCCGAATACTCAATGACCTGCCGCGCCCGTGCCGCACTTTGAGAATATGGACTTCGGACAAGTTGCGGTCAAATGGGCCGGCAACGCCGAATAGCCATATTTCCGTTTTAAGGTGCCCCTGCCGAGTCGGTGCCAGCGCCGCCGCCACCCGAACGCACGACTCATGGCCGCAAAAGGATGCTGGCGTAGGCTGCACGGGATGCGCGTCGTGCCCGCCTACCGCGACTCCGGGCAGCCGGGCATGACAAGTTGATCTTACAGACTTTACGACATGGCGACAGGTTACGCGCTCGCGAGCGCGACGCGGGACGGCGGGATGCGGCTCGACGCGAGGCGCAATCGAGAGCGACTGGCGCGACGTTAGACCGGCTGGTCGCGCGCTTTTCCGGGGTGCGTATCGAGGGCGAGGCCGCGCCGCGTGACGCCTTACCCGCCCATCCCGTCTGAAGAGTGATCCGATCGCGTTGCCGTCTGGATGATGCCCTTTTCAGTGAGGGTATCTTTCCTCGCCTGGAACAGATCGGCCGCGGTCGCCGGGTGGCGAGTTCGGAGCATTTCTACGTGTCGGCTCCTTTGTTGACCACATGACGTCTTACGGCATCTACAAAAGCGTCTATAGGATCTGGATTCGTAAGCACTTCCGTCACGCCTTCGAGAGGGCCCAGCGAAGAAGTTGAGATCACAATCACGGGTATCCCTGCTATGAGCGGATCGCTTCTCTTACGGCGCAGAAATTCCCATCCGTCCATCACCGGCATCGAAAGAGACATCAGAACCACCAGGGATATCTGTCTATCAACTTTCAGCCTGTTCAGCGCTTCCCAGCCATTTTGTGCCGTTTTGACCCAAGCATTTTGTTTCTCCAGCAAATTTGACATAGCCGACAGCGCATCGCGGCTCTCGTGAACTATAAGAACCTTACGGTCGGATGTGCCCAGTGCCGGCATAGCTACTGACCCTGCTGTGAGGTTGGCACATCATGAAGCGAAGAGCGAGTATGCAATATTTTTGTCAAGGAGTCCGGTACCCATCATTCGCGCTCGTCGTACTCGAAATCACATGGCCATTCGCCCGGCATCTGTCGCCGAAGGTCAACTTCGATGGCGATTAGCTAAACGAGCTTTTCCTCGCCTATGTCGGATTAGCGGCCCGCTGCTCGCCGAGTTCGCGGGGCAGGCCGACGCAATCGGCCTGCCGCGCGAGGTCGCGAAGGAACTGACCGTGCACAGGATGCCCTTACACTTCCGCCGCCAGGCGACTTGACGCCAGAGGATCGCGAACGCTGTTGGCGCTGGGCGCGACAGCCGCGCTCGGGGCAAGTCCCAGGCCGTGATCGTGGCCGACGCGGCGCGCCAACTGCGACGCGCCGCCGCTAAAGGATTGACTCCAAGCCCGGCTCACCGAGCGCAATCCGGGCCGCCGCTCGTGCTCGCTAGCGTCCCTTCTTCTTCAGGTTCTCAAGGCTGCCGCGAACGGCGATGGATTTCCCCTCGATCAGCTCGAGCGAGATGTACATCCCATGTGTCGGGTCGTTGTGTTCCCGACCTTGCACAATCGCGGCGCAGTTTAACAGTACGGGCTCGTTGCTACCTAGCTCGTGCACGATGATCAGGTCTACCATCTGTCCGCACCCCCTTTCTTGGACAAAGATTCTGTCAAGTCAGACCCGAAGGACAGAAATCTTAATTAATTCGCGCGCAGCGGCGGCGTTAGACAACGGTTCGTTCCTACATTATGCGAAATGCGAAACCCT contains the following coding sequences:
- a CDS encoding enoyl-CoA hydratase-related protein gives rise to the protein YKPVIAAINGFCIAGGLELMQATDLRVAAESASFALQEVKWAIIPAAGSLVRLVRQMPYCKAMEILLTGNRITAAEAWRLGLVNYVVPQQDLMAKAEELARTIAENGPLAVRAIKETVEKCSGLPFEAAFKIENDAQRVIRKTEDAREGPRAFVEKRKPNYKGR
- a CDS encoding efflux RND transporter permease subunit; translated protein: MSKFFINRPIVAMVIAIFFVIAGVVMVFRLPVAQFPDIVPPKIQTTAVYTGADALTVEQSVATPIEEQVNGAKNMIYMQSINGQDGTMTLQSNFEVGTDVDLDQVQVQNRLSQALPSLPAAVSNYGLTTQQTVGLPLLVFAISSPHHTWDQTFLANYTAINIEDELARIPGIGQVKIFGAANYAMRIWVAPDTLAKLQLTVNDIVNAILAQNVVNPAGTIGGEPAPPGQQLTVTVRAQGRLLTAEEFGDIILRANPDGSLVRLKDVARIQLGAESYNQQAYMNGAPSSLLLLYQNPGSNALAAANLAKARMAELARHFPGDMAVTLTLDTTVPVTEGAREIVVTLLEAIGLVVLVVFIFLQDWRATLIPILTIPVSLVGAFMFFPAVGFSVNTLSLLGLVLAVGLVVDDAIVVVEAITAKIEQGKAPRDAALEAMDEVGGALVGIALVLSAVFIPTAFMAGITGSLYRQFALTIAFSVIISAFNALTLSPALGALLLRPKGGARSKGPLTTIFALFNAGFARATNGYVSVSGLLIRKFALALAILVGFAILAGGIGRALSLSFLPDEDQGYFIINVELPEAASLQRTVAVMREIGGILKQQPGVRYSNGIAGFSVLSQTTGPRNAVYFCLLTPYPERRTMALQSDAIVAALNRKFAGLLDAQVFAFQPPAIPGIGQASGLDFFIQDRGGHDVDYLWRNTQKFLAAAHMRPEFAGLRFTFSPSVPQLFAAVDKDKVFKLGVSIDEVYRALQTLLGGYYVNQFNRFGRVWKVFVEAEPQYRTKATEVGQFYVRNSAGTMVPLSTLVTMQKTFGPEFTTRFNEYRSIEIFAQPAPGHSTGDAMDAVAAVAEQVLPRDMGYAWNGISYQQAVAGGGAGVFALSLILVFLILAALYESWSLPFSVLLSVPVAVCGAFFGLWSRHYDNDIYAQIGLIMLIGLSAKNAILIVEFAKAELEQGEAVVAAALKGARQRLRPILMTSFAFIFGLMPLWSALGAGAVARRLIGTVTIVGMAFSSGFAIFLVPVLFVVVERLAHRGASQPATAAAGRPAPRDRDSEGERAAGG
- a CDS encoding efflux RND transporter periplasmic adaptor subunit, which codes for MATPPPPPAVVVAQVIQKDVPLYSEWVGTTEGFVNAQIHPKISGYLLKQNYKDGDHVTSGELLFQIDDREYKAALDQALGNLAQVQAELKRHQQDLIRYTTLYKAAVISRQEFDTQTQTTRASAAQVQAAQAAVEAAKLNLQWTRVTSPIEGVAGIAKGQVGDLVGPTTLLTTVSQLDPIKVTFPISEREYLHFAERIKLHEENGVRKNEPTLQMILANGKPYTYPGHFYVANRQVNVQTGTIEIQGIFPNPEYILRPGLYAKIRVAADTERGALLVPQSAVIETQGQMQVAVVGPANRVNLRTVKIGKEAGELRIIKDGVKPGDRVIVEGLQKVSDGMEVTPRLAPAEPDAAGAPAFPPGESAAPAQPASPPGKS
- a CDS encoding rhodanese-like domain-containing protein — translated: MALKLKKTVKQLCEEAEKEIQTITPQEAIKLKDDPNVLLVDIRDIRELQRDGRVPDALHAPRGMLEFWVDPESPYYKAVFGSGKRFVFFCAGGLRSALATQAVQRMGLEPVCHIRGGFRAWKESGGAVEPMPEKKPA
- a CDS encoding TetR/AcrR family transcriptional regulator, with the protein product MSASTPDSGIAVRAPRQDNRRQQLLDVAARLFRERGYHVTSMRDIAHEVGMLSGSIYYHFPSKEELLLAVYEEGLRHIAEQVDAAVAAQNTPWERLEAGCAAHLEALLELSDYTQVMIRVLPPEGGKVAERLLELRDRYEARFRELIGALELPDSADRRYLRLLLMGGLNWSHVWYHPGGDPPAVIAHRMIDLLRRGLDRARA
- a CDS encoding ferritin-like domain-containing protein — its product is MAQMTSEKWHSIPSSIDTIYQRDYEVYAPDMRRLYENAKRDQWNASSDIDWSAPADPERGIFHDGLIDAYGSTYWEKLDKKGRLELNHEFSAWRLSQLLHGESGAMIACSQLVQMVPTTDAKFFMTTQVVDEARHAEVLARYIKERLGNKVYPMTTNLKSLFDQLVGSSKWYIKTIGLQLVAETLAVSLFRMLAESAQDPTLGVVCRRILSDESRHMGFSVLSLPEQIEQLSETERHEVEDFTKEALRLVMSGQFPRDAYEAVGFNKAEVDGIERYRQEVAKGTEQAMFRQMFRREMHQQVVANMDKVGLLNDRIKSHLSSLGFNPNAHGRSYQSAAAAG
- a CDS encoding enoyl-CoA hydratase/isomerase family protein, coding for MYQTLQYECAEGVAIVRFNRPNKLNAINPEMIDDLRKLAADIRADPGARVVIFTGNGRAFCAGADIAALSKVGGAPDFMGFIESVQTAFNGIDDLDRPTIAAINGIAYGGGCEISLCCDFRIIAEDASIGVPEIKIGLLPGAGGTQRLPRMLPTAIAKQMIYTGDPLTAQQAFHHGLVNEIAPAGLAMEVATQWARKLLRVPPVGIRCGKLLVSIAQSGNLKTGIEAERQAMAFLYATEDRKEGLSAFLERREARFAGR
- a CDS encoding 3-oxoacyl-ACP reductase family protein is translated as MRGLSGKVAFVTGAGRGIGKGIAQRLREEGCRVALADLDLAGAEDAAKDVGGGAIGIAIDVASLASVRAAVADAERRLGPIDILVNNAGWDRAEPFLQNSEETWDKVIAIDLRGPINCCRAVLDSMIARGGGRIVSISSDAGRVGSSGEAVYSGAKGGVIAFSKTLAREMARHAINVNCVCPGPTNTPMLQELAEHNPKLHEALKRAVPMRRLGEPADIAAAVAFLASDDASYITGQALSVSGGLTMV
- a CDS encoding response regulator, producing the protein MPALGTSDRKVLIVHESRDALSAMSNLLEKQNAWVKTAQNGWEALNRLKVDRQISLVVLMSLSMPVMDGWEFLRRKRSDPLIAGIPVIVISTSSLGPLEGVTEVLTNPDPIDAFVDAVRRHVVNKGADT